In one Saccharibacillus brassicae genomic region, the following are encoded:
- a CDS encoding TorD/DmsD family molecular chaperone, whose protein sequence is MTTAMMEKQGSAVHGDEHWAQTRLTLYQLLSEFIIYKPSVHLTMKWRRKLEHTLWNDGAFLRFRSILAELEPSSLRPYCTAQAREYERLICRRRGSGIPLRESGYVRVEAGLAACRAGAAYDRAGVTLNRTSGEKDDELSVELEFMAVLAERMIEGVRSRGERERLARMQLEFVQRHLLTWIPSFCEEMRAGTVSPLYLNLCAMLEAVLLFDRAWLSARVGD, encoded by the coding sequence ATGACGACCGCGATGATGGAGAAGCAAGGATCGGCCGTGCACGGAGACGAGCACTGGGCGCAGACCCGATTGACGCTGTACCAACTGCTGAGCGAATTTATCATTTATAAACCGAGCGTGCATTTGACGATGAAATGGCGCCGGAAATTGGAACATACCCTTTGGAACGACGGCGCGTTCCTGCGCTTCCGTTCGATCCTTGCGGAACTGGAACCGTCTTCGCTGCGGCCGTACTGCACGGCGCAGGCCCGCGAATACGAGCGTCTAATCTGCCGCCGCCGGGGCAGCGGTATCCCGCTGCGCGAATCGGGCTATGTGCGCGTCGAAGCCGGTCTCGCGGCCTGCCGCGCCGGTGCGGCGTACGACCGGGCGGGCGTCACGCTGAACCGGACGTCCGGGGAAAAAGACGACGAGTTGAGCGTGGAGCTGGAATTCATGGCCGTGCTGGCCGAGCGGATGATCGAAGGCGTGCGCTCCCGCGGGGAACGCGAGCGGCTGGCGCGGATGCAGCTGGAATTCGTGCAGCGGCATCTGCTGACGTGGATTCCTTCGTTCTGCGAAGAAATGCGCGCCGGCACGGTCAGTCCGCTGTACCTGAACCTGTGCGCCATGCTGGAAGCGGTGCTTCTGTTCGACCGCGCGTGGCTGTCGGCCCGGGTCGGGGATTGA
- a CDS encoding MFS transporter, with translation MSDRPSNPSQSLSSDTNRAAFFPLKAFNFFLYGAIAVFASFFPLYLQDAGMNKLTIGTLMAIGPFVSLIANPFWGYLGDRLENTRRMLILMLAGTLVLAQFVFHVQSYAMIYVAMIAFFFFQSPMFAQSNTMILGYIDGSGRKFGGFRLWGSLGWALTAAAAGFVIDRTGTSPGVPWLFTGLLGLTLLCAIALPSLRRATATSIVAPGGFRKVLTNPTFSAFLLLGVLVSIPNAMNGTFMTLYITDLGGSRELVGWAVFSASILEAVFFLIFDRFFRRRLGFMMICLTAVSALFALRWYLMSVVSDPMHIVYIQMLHSVTYAGYFYVGTQMTSMFVPDAYRGTGQALFTLSWSGLSGVFAGIVGGWMFDNFGAPMMYQSGAALSVIGTVGFAAMGYTLYRSRQPDPVPVQGKS, from the coding sequence TTGTCCGACCGACCATCCAATCCATCGCAATCGTTATCCTCCGATACGAACCGCGCAGCCTTCTTCCCGCTCAAAGCCTTCAATTTTTTCCTGTACGGCGCCATCGCGGTGTTTGCCAGCTTTTTCCCGCTGTATTTGCAGGACGCCGGCATGAACAAGCTGACGATCGGAACGTTGATGGCTATCGGTCCGTTCGTTTCGCTGATCGCGAATCCGTTCTGGGGGTACCTCGGCGACCGGCTCGAAAATACGCGGCGCATGCTGATCCTGATGCTGGCCGGTACGCTGGTACTGGCACAGTTCGTTTTCCACGTGCAGTCGTACGCCATGATCTATGTGGCGATGATCGCCTTTTTCTTTTTCCAGAGTCCGATGTTCGCGCAGAGCAATACGATGATTCTCGGCTATATCGACGGCAGCGGCCGCAAATTCGGCGGATTCCGTCTCTGGGGCTCGCTCGGCTGGGCGTTGACGGCGGCCGCGGCCGGCTTCGTGATCGACCGTACCGGCACTTCGCCGGGTGTCCCGTGGCTGTTCACCGGCCTGCTCGGCCTGACGCTGCTGTGTGCGATCGCCCTGCCTTCGCTGCGCCGGGCGACCGCCACGTCGATCGTGGCGCCGGGCGGCTTCCGCAAAGTGCTGACGAACCCGACATTCTCCGCTTTTCTGCTGCTCGGCGTGCTCGTCTCGATCCCGAACGCGATGAACGGCACGTTCATGACGCTGTATATTACGGATCTCGGCGGCTCCCGCGAGCTGGTCGGTTGGGCGGTTTTCTCCGCGTCGATTCTCGAAGCCGTTTTCTTCCTGATCTTCGACCGCTTTTTCCGCCGCCGGCTCGGATTCATGATGATCTGCCTGACCGCCGTAAGCGCGCTGTTCGCGCTGCGCTGGTACCTGATGTCGGTCGTGAGCGACCCGATGCATATCGTCTACATCCAGATGCTGCACAGCGTCACGTACGCGGGCTACTTCTACGTCGGCACCCAGATGACCAGCATGTTCGTGCCGGACGCGTACCGCGGCACGGGACAGGCGCTGTTCACACTCTCCTGGAGCGGCTTGTCCGGCGTCTTCGCGGGCATCGTCGGCGGCTGGATGTTCGACAACTTCGGCGCCCCGATGATGTACCAGAGCGGTGCGGCGCTGTCGGTGATCGGAACGGTCGGCTTCGCCGCGATGGGTTATACGCTTTATCGCAGCCGCCAGCCCGATCCGGTCCCGGTACAGGGCAAATCGTAG
- a CDS encoding KGG domain-containing protein: MASNNDNQNNNGKMSREEAGRMGGEATSNNHDKEFYQEIGKKGGEARGGSDSDDSSDGKMSREEAGRKGGQARKND, translated from the coding sequence ATGGCAAGCAACAATGACAACCAGAACAACAACGGCAAAATGTCCCGCGAAGAAGCTGGTCGAATGGGCGGCGAAGCCACCTCGAACAATCACGACAAAGAATTTTATCAGGAAATCGGCAAAAAAGGCGGCGAAGCGCGCGGCGGTTCGGACTCCGACGACAGCAGCGACGGCAAGATGAGCCGCGAAGAAGCGGGCCGCAAAGGCGGACAAGCCCGCAAAAACGACTAA
- a CDS encoding glutamine--tRNA ligase/YqeY domain fusion protein, producing the protein MRITESGNNERLISVDNAKTPPNFIKTIIEEDLKSGKVKEVVTRFPPEPNGYMHIGHVRAIFIDFALADEFGGRTNLRFDDTNPVKEDVEYVNSIKEDIKWLGFEWDNQYYASDYFDEMYNRAVLLINKGLAYVDDQSADEIRENRGTLTEPGHNSPYRDRSVEENLDLFTRMRDGEFKNGERVLRAKIDMASPNINLRDPVIYRISHTTHHNTGDKWCIYPMYTFAHPLEDAIEGVTHSLCSLEFEDQRPFYDWVVSQCEMEAQPRQYEFGRLNVSTMVTSKRKLRKLVEENLVDGWDDPRMPTISGLRRRGYTPDAIKDFIYETGISRSQGLVDIQTLEHFVREDLKMKAMRTMAVLRPLKVVITNYPEGESELLPAENNTENEEMGVRQIPFSREIYIEQDDFMEEPVSKYFRLFPGNEVRLKHAYFIKCHDFIKDENGEVVEIHCTYDPETKSGSDFNARKVKGTIHWVDASAAVPAEFRLYEPLLGEDEESEELATDETNDVSADEVDDFLKKVNKDSLEIVQGFVEPQMKDAAAQDKFQFFRHGYFNVDPQLSEPGKPVFGRIVSMKSSFKMPKK; encoded by the coding sequence ATGCGAATCACAGAATCTGGGAATAACGAAAGGTTGATATCCGTGGACAATGCCAAGACCCCACCGAATTTTATCAAAACGATTATTGAAGAAGACCTCAAGAGCGGCAAAGTCAAAGAGGTCGTCACGCGCTTCCCTCCGGAGCCGAACGGCTATATGCATATCGGCCACGTGCGCGCGATCTTTATCGATTTCGCGCTGGCGGACGAATTCGGCGGACGCACCAACCTGCGCTTCGACGACACGAACCCGGTGAAGGAAGACGTCGAATACGTCAACTCGATCAAGGAAGACATCAAATGGCTCGGCTTCGAATGGGACAACCAATATTACGCTTCGGATTATTTCGACGAAATGTATAACCGCGCCGTGCTGCTCATCAACAAAGGTCTCGCGTACGTCGACGACCAATCGGCCGACGAGATTCGCGAGAACCGCGGCACGCTGACGGAACCCGGCCATAACAGCCCGTACCGCGACCGTTCCGTCGAAGAAAATCTCGATTTGTTCACGCGTATGAGAGACGGCGAGTTCAAGAACGGCGAACGCGTGCTGCGCGCGAAGATCGACATGGCTTCGCCCAACATCAATCTGCGCGATCCGGTTATCTACCGTATTTCGCATACGACGCACCACAACACGGGCGACAAATGGTGCATCTACCCGATGTACACGTTCGCGCATCCGCTCGAAGACGCCATCGAAGGCGTGACCCACTCCCTCTGCTCGCTGGAGTTCGAAGATCAGCGTCCGTTCTACGACTGGGTCGTCAGCCAATGCGAGATGGAGGCACAGCCGCGCCAGTACGAATTCGGCCGCCTGAACGTGTCCACGATGGTGACGAGCAAGCGCAAACTGCGCAAGCTGGTCGAAGAGAATCTGGTCGACGGCTGGGACGATCCCCGCATGCCGACGATTTCCGGACTGCGCCGCCGCGGCTATACGCCGGACGCGATCAAGGATTTCATCTATGAGACGGGCATTTCGAGAAGCCAGGGGCTGGTCGATATCCAGACGCTGGAGCATTTCGTCCGCGAAGACCTGAAGATGAAAGCGATGAGAACGATGGCCGTGCTGCGTCCGCTCAAAGTCGTCATCACGAACTACCCGGAAGGCGAGAGCGAGCTGCTGCCGGCCGAGAACAATACGGAGAACGAAGAAATGGGCGTTCGCCAAATTCCGTTCTCGCGCGAGATCTACATCGAGCAGGACGATTTCATGGAAGAGCCGGTCAGCAAATATTTCCGCCTGTTCCCGGGCAACGAAGTGCGTCTGAAGCACGCGTATTTCATCAAGTGCCATGACTTCATCAAGGACGAGAACGGCGAAGTGGTCGAGATCCACTGCACGTACGATCCGGAGACGAAGAGCGGCAGCGACTTCAACGCCCGCAAAGTCAAAGGCACGATTCACTGGGTGGACGCTTCCGCCGCCGTGCCGGCCGAATTCCGTCTGTACGAGCCGCTGCTCGGCGAAGACGAAGAATCGGAAGAACTGGCGACCGACGAGACGAACGACGTCTCCGCGGACGAAGTGGACGATTTCCTCAAGAAGGTCAACAAAGATTCGCTGGAGATCGTGCAGGGCTTCGTGGAACCGCAGATGAAAGACGCCGCGGCGCAGGACAAATTCCAATTTTTCCGTCACGGGTACTTCAACGTCGATCCGCAGCTGTCGGAGCCGGGCAAGCCGGTATTCGGCCGCATCGTGTCGATGAAGAGTTCGTTCAAAATGCCGAAAAAATAA
- a CDS encoding GNAT family N-acetyltransferase, with the protein MFVFPLKDSLILKPLRSGHAPELFELIEHSRPTLRPWMPWTAQMQSTADAEEFIATAARLYADNDAVTAGLWEGERLAGVIGFHEINWRSRSAQIGYWLGASFEGRGIMSLAVRAFVDYAFIELDLNRIEIRCATPNRRSRAVPERMGFVLEGVLRQAEKLDDGYVDHAVYGMLSEEWSAKRPLL; encoded by the coding sequence ATGTTCGTTTTCCCGTTAAAAGACTCCCTCATCCTGAAACCGCTGCGCAGCGGCCATGCCCCGGAATTGTTCGAGCTGATCGAACATTCGCGCCCGACCCTGCGCCCGTGGATGCCCTGGACCGCGCAGATGCAAAGCACGGCCGACGCCGAGGAATTCATCGCCACGGCCGCCCGGCTGTACGCCGACAACGACGCCGTCACCGCCGGTCTGTGGGAAGGCGAACGGCTCGCCGGCGTTATCGGCTTCCACGAGATCAACTGGCGCAGCCGCTCCGCGCAGATCGGCTACTGGCTCGGCGCGTCTTTTGAAGGCCGGGGCATCATGTCGCTCGCCGTTCGGGCTTTCGTCGACTATGCCTTCATCGAACTGGATCTCAACCGCATCGAGATCCGCTGCGCTACCCCGAACCGCCGCAGCCGCGCCGTGCCGGAGCGGATGGGCTTCGTACTCGAAGGCGTGCTGAGGCAGGCCGAGAAGCTGGACGACGGCTACGTCGACCATGCCGTCTACGGCATGCTCTCGGAAGAATGGAGCGCCAAGCGGCCGCTGCTGTAG
- a CDS encoding GNAT family N-acetyltransferase: MKRVIENEVVIRESQIKDAKPLMKIDKLVWNARNSPQIPVWKSRTHYLRSCPPDNQLVAECDGIVVGCVGWRPPTMMFANAHAAEIYVAVHPAYQGLGVGRKLIESVKLHTRRRGIKKLRLRVLSTNERAIAFYVRCGFKQEGCLEREYYIEDRYVDDILMGFWLL; this comes from the coding sequence ATGAAGCGGGTGATCGAAAACGAAGTGGTGATTCGGGAATCGCAGATCAAAGATGCCAAGCCGCTCATGAAGATCGACAAACTGGTCTGGAACGCGCGCAACTCGCCGCAGATTCCGGTCTGGAAATCACGCACGCATTATTTGCGCAGCTGTCCGCCGGACAACCAGCTCGTGGCCGAATGCGACGGGATCGTCGTCGGCTGCGTCGGTTGGCGTCCGCCGACGATGATGTTCGCGAACGCGCACGCGGCCGAGATCTACGTCGCCGTGCACCCGGCCTACCAGGGGCTCGGCGTCGGCCGCAAGTTGATCGAGAGCGTCAAGCTGCATACGCGGCGCCGGGGGATCAAAAAGCTGCGGCTGCGCGTGCTGTCGACCAACGAGCGGGCGATCGCTTTCTATGTGCGCTGCGGCTTCAAGCAGGAAGGCTGCCTGGAGCGCGAGTATTATATCGAAGACCGCTACGTCGACGATATTCTGATGGGCTTCTGGCTGCTGTAG
- a CDS encoding MFS transporter encodes MSWLHRYPKEIQALLLASLINSTGSALMWPLTTMYVFGELGRSMQDAGLVILLQSLGGIGGQLVGGAMYHRIGVKKLLVGSLLINALSLFALPVVSSHWHLYMLTMLVVGFSNAMTLPAIQAFIGFRFAARRGEIFNTIYVGNNIGVALGTAISGPLADLSFPLTFVLNGVTCLLFAGYFFVYLNRVDRSGGLQIEAKTSKRQQKALPLLLNTRVYLYMGLGALFLWLGNCIWNGGVSPSILSEGQPASHYSILWTMNGVLIFALQPLISWMKRTFARKPETQMTAGSLFYLAGYTVILLFPQYGAMVAAMFLATIGEILFQPAMPAFISERTSANAPFYLGVSGGIGQGGRVIGPYIMGILYDRGGLEPVAWLAVAAAVLSFGFFALNHRLQRSRNAGDGAAGEA; translated from the coding sequence ATGAGTTGGCTTCACAGATATCCCAAAGAAATCCAGGCGCTGCTGCTGGCGAGTCTCATCAACTCGACCGGCAGCGCGCTCATGTGGCCGCTGACGACGATGTACGTCTTCGGCGAACTCGGCCGCAGCATGCAGGATGCCGGTCTGGTCATCCTGCTGCAATCGCTCGGCGGCATCGGCGGACAGCTGGTCGGCGGGGCGATGTATCACCGCATCGGCGTCAAAAAGCTGCTGGTCGGCTCGCTGCTGATCAATGCGCTGTCGCTGTTCGCGCTGCCGGTCGTCAGCTCGCACTGGCATCTCTACATGCTGACGATGCTCGTCGTCGGCTTCAGCAACGCCATGACGCTGCCGGCGATCCAGGCGTTTATCGGCTTCCGCTTCGCGGCAAGGCGCGGCGAGATCTTCAATACGATCTACGTCGGCAACAATATCGGCGTGGCGCTCGGGACGGCGATCAGCGGACCGCTGGCGGATCTGTCGTTTCCGCTGACGTTCGTGCTGAACGGCGTAACCTGCCTGCTGTTCGCCGGATACTTCTTCGTCTACCTGAACCGGGTAGACCGCTCCGGCGGCCTGCAGATCGAAGCGAAGACGTCGAAGCGGCAGCAGAAGGCGCTGCCGCTGCTTCTGAATACGCGCGTGTATCTCTACATGGGCCTCGGCGCGCTGTTTCTGTGGCTGGGCAACTGCATCTGGAACGGGGGCGTCTCGCCGTCCATTTTGTCGGAAGGCCAGCCGGCTTCGCATTACAGCATTTTGTGGACGATGAACGGCGTCCTGATCTTCGCGCTGCAGCCGCTCATCTCGTGGATGAAGCGGACGTTCGCCCGCAAGCCGGAGACGCAGATGACGGCGGGCAGCCTGTTCTATCTGGCGGGGTACACCGTGATTCTGCTGTTCCCGCAGTACGGGGCGATGGTCGCGGCGATGTTTCTGGCGACGATCGGCGAAATTTTGTTCCAGCCGGCGATGCCGGCTTTCATCTCCGAGCGGACGAGCGCCAACGCGCCGTTCTATCTCGGGGTATCGGGCGGGATCGGGCAGGGCGGACGGGTGATCGGACCTTATATCATGGGCATTTTGTACGACCGCGGCGGCCTTGAGCCGGTCGCGTGGCTTGCGGTGGCGGCGGCCGTCCTGTCGTTCGGGTTCTTCGCTCTCAATCACCGGCTCCAGCGTTCTCGCAACGCCGGAGACGGAGCGGCGGGCGAAGCGTAG
- a CDS encoding molybdopterin oxidoreductase family protein: MTERPSGVFPAVCPLDCPDACGLLLHKENGKIVKVTGNPAHPETKGAICNKVRNMAERVHHPQRLLYPMRRSGPKGSGEFVRISWPEAISEIADRFQALSAEHGPQSILPYSFYGNMGVLNAEGMDRRFFGRLGASKLEYTICNSAGNAGWRYTMGFGGGSSPQDTLNAKLFIVWGGNIVSTSMHQAVLMEQARKNGATVVVIDVHKNLTGRRADWFVPLHPGTDTALALGLMHVLFERGLTDVDFLREHTVGHAELREHVRAYTPERVSRITGVPAEDIVRLALMYGETSPSHIHIGNGLQHHDNGGMAVRTVSCLPALTGQWSRGGGAFKSNGAYASLNDDALQRPDLRPDPGVRKINMNALADALLTLEPKVRGLFVFGSNPAVVAPESGRVREGLRREDLFTVVHELFLTDTAKYADIVLPATSSFENTDLYTSYWHHYVQLQQPVIEPAGESKSNFDTFKLLAEAMGFEEEAFRESEEAVIAAALDNPDNPYLNGVTLERLEQERFVELDMAPKADYLKRLTTPSGKIELYSRQLQDLGLPALPTYLPLEEGFDGENRPERQGRYPLMFISPPNHNFLNSTFANVGKHQAMEKEPLLQIHPVDAERRGIEDGEVVEAYNDRGVYRLKAVVTDLMLPGTVVSQGLWWAGPDSPGAAGHSKRLANALTSSRIADMGGGATFFSTTVEIRRAEAAADSTSPTGATKEG; encoded by the coding sequence ATGACCGAACGGCCGAGCGGCGTCTTTCCGGCAGTCTGCCCGCTTGACTGCCCGGACGCCTGCGGCCTGCTGCTGCACAAGGAAAACGGCAAAATCGTCAAAGTCACGGGCAATCCCGCGCATCCCGAGACCAAGGGAGCGATCTGCAACAAAGTGAGAAACATGGCCGAGCGGGTGCATCATCCGCAGCGCCTTCTATATCCGATGCGGCGTTCCGGCCCCAAAGGGTCCGGGGAATTTGTCCGCATCTCCTGGCCGGAAGCGATTTCGGAAATCGCGGACCGGTTCCAGGCATTGTCCGCGGAGCACGGACCGCAGAGCATCCTGCCCTACAGTTTCTACGGCAATATGGGCGTGCTCAACGCCGAAGGCATGGACCGCCGCTTTTTCGGGCGCCTCGGCGCTTCGAAGCTCGAGTATACGATCTGCAATTCGGCGGGCAATGCCGGCTGGCGCTACACGATGGGCTTCGGCGGCGGATCAAGCCCGCAGGACACGCTGAACGCGAAGCTGTTCATCGTCTGGGGCGGCAACATCGTCAGCACGAGCATGCACCAGGCCGTGCTTATGGAGCAGGCCCGCAAGAACGGCGCGACCGTCGTCGTGATCGACGTGCACAAGAACCTGACCGGGCGCCGCGCGGACTGGTTCGTTCCGCTGCATCCGGGCACCGATACGGCGCTCGCGCTCGGCTTGATGCACGTGCTGTTCGAACGCGGGCTGACCGACGTGGATTTCCTGCGGGAGCATACGGTCGGGCACGCGGAACTGCGCGAGCACGTGCGGGCGTATACGCCGGAGCGGGTCTCGCGCATTACGGGCGTGCCGGCCGAAGACATCGTCCGGCTCGCGCTGATGTACGGCGAGACCTCCCCGAGCCATATCCATATCGGCAACGGGCTTCAGCACCACGACAACGGCGGCATGGCCGTGCGGACCGTATCCTGCCTGCCGGCGCTGACCGGCCAGTGGAGCCGGGGCGGCGGCGCGTTCAAGTCCAACGGCGCCTATGCGTCGCTGAACGACGACGCGCTTCAGCGGCCCGATCTGCGCCCCGATCCGGGCGTGCGGAAGATCAATATGAACGCTCTGGCCGACGCGCTGCTCACGCTTGAGCCCAAAGTGCGCGGACTGTTCGTGTTCGGCAGCAATCCGGCCGTCGTGGCGCCCGAATCGGGCCGCGTGCGCGAAGGGCTCCGGCGCGAAGATCTGTTCACGGTCGTGCACGAGCTGTTCCTGACCGATACGGCCAAATATGCCGATATCGTGCTGCCGGCCACGTCGAGCTTCGAGAATACCGATCTGTACACCTCGTATTGGCACCATTACGTCCAGCTTCAGCAGCCGGTAATCGAGCCGGCCGGCGAGAGCAAAAGCAATTTCGATACGTTCAAGCTGCTCGCCGAAGCGATGGGCTTCGAAGAAGAAGCGTTCCGCGAGAGCGAAGAGGCGGTCATCGCGGCCGCGCTGGACAATCCGGACAATCCGTACCTGAACGGGGTCACGCTGGAACGTCTCGAACAGGAACGGTTCGTCGAACTCGATATGGCGCCCAAAGCCGATTACCTCAAGCGCCTGACGACGCCTTCGGGCAAGATCGAGCTGTATTCGCGGCAGCTTCAAGACCTCGGCCTGCCGGCGCTGCCGACGTACCTGCCGCTTGAAGAAGGCTTCGACGGCGAGAACAGACCGGAGCGGCAGGGCCGTTATCCGCTCATGTTCATCAGTCCGCCCAACCATAACTTCCTCAACTCTACGTTCGCGAACGTCGGCAAGCATCAGGCGATGGAAAAGGAGCCTCTGCTCCAGATCCATCCCGTCGACGCCGAGCGGCGCGGGATCGAAGACGGCGAGGTCGTCGAAGCGTATAACGACCGCGGCGTCTACCGGCTCAAAGCGGTCGTGACCGACCTCATGCTGCCGGGCACGGTCGTCAGCCAGGGGCTGTGGTGGGCCGGGCCGGACAGCCCGGGCGCAGCCGGACATTCGAAACGGCTGGCCAATGCGCTGACCTCTTCGCGGATCGCCGACATGGGCGGCGGCGCGACGTTCTTCTCGACGACGGTCGAGATCAGGCGGGCCGAAGCGGCAGCCGATTCAACATCCCCGACCGGGGCAACGAAAGAAGGATAA
- a CDS encoding TIGR00730 family Rossman fold protein, protein MPNSIAVFCGSREGASPAYMDSARALGREMAARGITLVYGGSRMGLMGAVADAVLAGGGRAIGVLPDFMQGREIAHTGLTELIMVKSMHERKAKMAELAEGFVTLPGGSGTMEEYFEIFTWAQLGLHTKPTGVLNSAGYYDPLIALFDRMTGEGFVMPHHRAMMLTAEDPAELLDRMEAYRAPGVPQVLTEERT, encoded by the coding sequence ATGCCAAACAGCATTGCGGTATTCTGCGGTTCGAGAGAAGGCGCTTCGCCGGCTTACATGGACAGCGCGCGGGCGCTCGGCCGCGAGATGGCGGCTCGGGGAATCACGCTCGTCTACGGCGGTTCGCGCATGGGCCTGATGGGCGCCGTTGCCGACGCCGTGCTCGCAGGCGGCGGCCGGGCGATCGGCGTGCTGCCGGACTTCATGCAGGGCCGGGAGATCGCCCATACGGGCCTCACCGAGCTGATCATGGTCAAATCCATGCATGAACGCAAAGCCAAAATGGCCGAGCTGGCCGAAGGGTTCGTCACGCTGCCCGGCGGCTCCGGCACGATGGAAGAATATTTCGAGATTTTCACCTGGGCGCAGCTCGGGCTGCATACGAAGCCGACCGGCGTGCTGAATTCGGCCGGCTATTACGATCCGCTGATCGCGCTGTTCGACCGGATGACCGGCGAAGGCTTCGTCATGCCGCATCACCGGGCGATGATGCTGACGGCGGAAGACCCGGCCGAACTGCTGGACCGCATGGAAGCTTACCGCGCGCCCGGCGTGCCGCAGGTGCTGACCGAAGAACGCACCTAG
- a CDS encoding formate/nitrite transporter family protein, translated as MAYCKPPQIAEVTVENGVKKAHSPLSSVLILGFLAGAFIALGFLLDIRVIANTPAEWGSMANFVGAAVFPVGLVLVLLAGGELLTGNMMAVPLARLARRISTGEMIKNLILITLANFAGAIFVAYFFGHIVGLTASGPYLDKLVDMAGHKIDSTFLQSFVSGIGCNWLVALAVWLSYGADNMSGKIIGIWFPTMAFVAIGFQHVVANMFLIPAAIFEGHFTWGQYLGNFVPVWLGNLTGGAIFVAAAYWGTYLRRTGEPRPQAEPAQAALAAQADYGKPELQKHA; from the coding sequence ATGGCTTATTGCAAACCGCCGCAAATCGCGGAAGTCACCGTTGAGAACGGCGTCAAAAAAGCGCACAGTCCGCTCTCTTCCGTATTGATCCTCGGATTTCTGGCCGGGGCGTTTATCGCGCTCGGCTTCCTGCTCGATATTCGCGTGATCGCGAATACGCCTGCCGAATGGGGCAGCATGGCCAATTTCGTCGGCGCAGCCGTGTTCCCGGTCGGCCTCGTGCTCGTGCTGCTGGCCGGCGGCGAGCTACTCACCGGCAACATGATGGCCGTGCCGCTGGCACGCCTGGCGCGGCGCATCTCGACAGGCGAGATGATCAAGAACCTGATCCTGATCACGCTCGCGAACTTTGCCGGCGCGATCTTCGTCGCCTATTTCTTCGGCCATATCGTCGGGCTGACCGCTTCCGGCCCTTATCTGGACAAGCTGGTCGACATGGCCGGACACAAGATCGACAGCACGTTCCTGCAATCGTTCGTCTCCGGGATCGGCTGCAACTGGCTGGTGGCGCTGGCCGTCTGGCTCAGCTACGGGGCGGATAACATGAGCGGCAAAATTATCGGCATCTGGTTCCCGACGATGGCGTTCGTGGCGATCGGCTTCCAGCACGTCGTGGCCAACATGTTCCTGATTCCGGCCGCCATTTTCGAAGGCCATTTCACTTGGGGCCAATATCTCGGCAACTTCGTGCCGGTCTGGCTCGGCAATCTGACCGGAGGCGCGATCTTCGTCGCCGCCGCTTACTGGGGCACGTACCTGCGCCGGACCGGCGAGCCCCGGCCCCAGGCTGAACCGGCGCAGGCCGCGCTTGCTGCTCAAGCCGACTACGGCAAGCCGGAGCTGCAGAAGCACGCTTGA